The following are encoded together in the Tatumella ptyseos genome:
- a CDS encoding LysR family transcriptional regulator, producing the protein MSPFSRFALYFLAVVRHGSLRKAAEQLHISASAINRQILQAEESLGTPLFERLAEGLRMTTAGELLYADLLRWQREFEVTKQRFDEIQGLQRGKVKIGLVQALNQGEIADCLARLVEQYPALTLEIVIDSSQAIGEQLRNANLDVGLLLDPGEVPGLEVRSFCEVEVGIALSPLHPLAQERSLRVSDLHDQRHILPGEDLVVHGRVIALYQRAALSIDNTIVCNDIALIRRFLTKNSGVAMLSRLDVQWDVEQKNLVFVPLHNNPTSPLTLALCVAPSRQLSRAAQRVIQQLSESIEVIAAKNPRFD; encoded by the coding sequence ATGAGTCCATTTTCACGCTTCGCCCTGTACTTTTTAGCCGTTGTCCGTCACGGCAGCCTGCGTAAAGCGGCAGAGCAGCTACATATCTCTGCATCGGCGATTAATCGACAGATTCTGCAGGCAGAGGAGTCGTTAGGCACCCCGCTATTCGAACGTCTGGCTGAAGGGCTAAGGATGACCACAGCGGGCGAACTGCTATATGCCGACCTATTACGCTGGCAGCGAGAATTTGAGGTGACTAAGCAACGATTCGATGAGATCCAAGGCTTACAGCGAGGTAAGGTGAAAATAGGCTTAGTACAAGCCCTGAACCAAGGTGAAATTGCCGATTGTTTAGCACGACTCGTCGAGCAGTATCCCGCTCTGACCTTAGAAATAGTGATTGATAGTAGCCAAGCCATTGGCGAGCAGCTTCGAAACGCTAATCTGGATGTCGGGCTGTTACTCGATCCTGGCGAAGTCCCCGGTTTAGAGGTCAGGAGTTTTTGCGAGGTTGAAGTGGGAATAGCCCTTTCTCCTCTGCATCCGCTGGCCCAGGAGAGAAGCTTGCGGGTCAGTGACCTACACGACCAGCGACATATTTTACCGGGCGAGGATTTGGTCGTCCATGGTAGGGTGATTGCGCTCTATCAACGGGCGGCGTTATCAATCGACAATACGATAGTCTGTAACGATATTGCGCTAATACGCCGCTTTCTGACCAAAAATAGTGGTGTGGCAATGCTCAGCCGCCTTGATGTGCAGTGGGATGTGGAGCAGAAAAATTTAGTCTTTGTGCCGCTACATAATAATCCGACCTCCCCCCTTACCTTAGCCTTGTGTGTTGCCCCTTCTCGTCAACTATCTCGTGCTGCACAGCGAGTGATACAACAATTGAGTGAGAGCATAGAGGTGATTGCGGCAAAAAATCCTAGGTTCGACTAG